The following nucleotide sequence is from Desulfomicrobium macestii.
TGGAGGATGGCATAAATGGCTCAAATAGATGCTTTTTTCAAGATGATGCATGAGCTTGGGGCCTCGGATCTTCATCTCTCATCAGGTTCGCAACCGATTATCCGACTGCATGGCGAAATGCAGCGCATCAAGTACAAATTTCTTGAACACGAAGAACTCAAGAAACTGCTTTACGAAATTACCCCTGAAAACAAGATCAAGACATTCGAAGAATGTGGTGATGTGGATTTTTCCTACGAAGTCACCCACCTGGCTCGGTACCGCGCCAACTTTTTCATGCAGAAACGCGGAATAGGCGCGGTTTTTCGCGAAATTCCGCAAAAAATCCTCACCATCGAGGATCTGGGCCTGCCGGGCATCCTCAAGAATCTGGCGCTCTTGCCCAAAGGGCTCGTGCTGGTCACCGGCCCGACCGGAAGCGGTAAGTCGACAACCCTGGCAGCCATTGTCGATTACGTGAACAAGATCCGCAAGGATCACATTCTGACCATCGAAGACCCCATCGAATTCGTGCACGAACCTCAGAACTGCCTGATCAACCAGCGCGAAGTCGGCCGGGACACCCTGTCCTTCAGCGCGGCCTTGCGCGGGGCCTTGCGCGAGGACCCGGACATCATCCTGGTCGGCGAAATGCGAGATCTGGAAACCATTCAGCTGGCCCTTGAAGCCGCCGAGACGGGTCATCTGGTTTTTGCGACCCTGCACACCATCTCCGCCTCGAAAACCATCGACCGCATCATCGAGGTCTTTCCCGGTGATTTGCAGGGCCAGATCCGCTCCGGCCTCGCCGATTCCCTGAGAGCCATCATCGCGCAGAATCTTTTCAAGCGCATCGACCAGCCCGGGCGCGTGGCAGGCATTGAAGTCCTCATCGCCACCCCCGCCGTGCGCAATCTGATCCGCGAAAACAAGATCTTCCAGATCAACTCCGTTATCGAGACCGGACGAAAGTTCGGCATGCAGAGTATCGACGATGCCATCATGAAACTTCTCACCGCCGGTGTCATCGACGCCGAGCAGGCGTACAACAAGGCGGCCACAAAATCGAAATTCAGGGAATTTCTGACCACCCCGCCCCAAGATTTCACCGAGGTGTAGTATGCAAAGAGCGCATCTTGACCATATCCTGCATCAGGTTCTCGATTTCGCACCTGATACCTCGGATATCCTCTTCACGGTAAACAAGCACGTGCAGGCGGAAGTTCACGGCGAGCTCGTCAACGCCAAGCTGGAGCCGAACCCGGGACCGCTCCTGCCCTTTCAGGTCGAAGCCGTGGCCATGTGCCTCATGGGCCGCAATATGCGCCTTTATGAGGATCAGTTGCGCACAGGCTCCTGCGATCTCTCCTACGAACTGCCTGGCCGCTGCCGCTTCAGGGTCAACGTGTTGGGGCAGAAGGGCTCGCTGGCCATCGTGATGCGCAAGCTGACCTCCATAGTGCCCACGATCAAGGACCTCGCCCTGCCTGAAGTTTTTTACGAAATGTCCAAGGAGAAGTTCGGCCTCATTCTGGTCACCGGCGCCACCGGCACGGGTAAAACCACTTCCCTTGCCGCCCTCATCGACAACATAAACCAGATGCACCGCAAGCATATCGTCACGCTTGAGGATCCGATCGAATATGTTCACGAGCACAAGCTCGGGACCGTGAACCAGCGTGAACTCGGCCTTGATTTCGATTCTTTCTCGTCGGGGCTGCGAGCTGCGTTGCGCCAGGCGCCAAAGGTTATCCTGGTGGGTGAAATCCGGGACCGCGATACGATCACCATTGCCCTGGAGGCCGCGGAGACAGGCCATCTCGTGCTCGGCACCCTGCATACCAGCGACACCGGCCAGACGATCAACCGCATCATCGGCATGTTTGAGCTTGCCGAAGAGCGATTGATCAGATCTCGTCTGGCTGAGAGTCTCAAGTTTGTCGTTTCGCAAAGATTGATGCCGCGTCTTGGTGGTGGGCGAGTGCCCGCTTTCGAGGTTTTGAAATCGAACTTGCGCATCAAGGAAGTGATTTACAACGGCGAGAGCGAAGACAAGTCCTTCTATAACATTGTTGAATCCGGTGATGCCTACGGCATGATCACTTTCGACAAGTACATCGCCAACCAGTTTTACGAAAACATCATCACCGAAGATGTCGCCATGCTCTACGGATCGGACAAATCACGCCTGGCCCAGATGCTGGACAAGATCAAAACCGCCCGAGGAGAGAAGGTTACGGATATTGAAGGCCTTGAACTTGATCATGAATATGATCGCAAGAGCTCCTTTTTTTGAGAGGTTAGAATGGACATCACGTGCACTCACTGCAAATCCAGTTTTGTGATACCGGACGACCGTATTCCTGAAACCAGAAAGTTCAAACTCAATTGTCCAAAGTGCAGAGAACCGATTGTCGTCGATCAGGAAAGCGAAAATGAAAAAATCGCCCCGCCTGAACATTTTCCGCATGATGCGACAGTGGCGTTTTTGT
It contains:
- a CDS encoding type IV pilus twitching motility protein PilT produces the protein MQRAHLDHILHQVLDFAPDTSDILFTVNKHVQAEVHGELVNAKLEPNPGPLLPFQVEAVAMCLMGRNMRLYEDQLRTGSCDLSYELPGRCRFRVNVLGQKGSLAIVMRKLTSIVPTIKDLALPEVFYEMSKEKFGLILVTGATGTGKTTSLAALIDNINQMHRKHIVTLEDPIEYVHEHKLGTVNQRELGLDFDSFSSGLRAALRQAPKVILVGEIRDRDTITIALEAAETGHLVLGTLHTSDTGQTINRIIGMFELAEERLIRSRLAESLKFVVSQRLMPRLGGGRVPAFEVLKSNLRIKEVIYNGESEDKSFYNIVESGDAYGMITFDKYIANQFYENIITEDVAMLYGSDKSRLAQMLDKIKTARGEKVTDIEGLELDHEYDRKSSFF
- a CDS encoding type IV pilus twitching motility protein PilT gives rise to the protein MAQIDAFFKMMHELGASDLHLSSGSQPIIRLHGEMQRIKYKFLEHEELKKLLYEITPENKIKTFEECGDVDFSYEVTHLARYRANFFMQKRGIGAVFREIPQKILTIEDLGLPGILKNLALLPKGLVLVTGPTGSGKSTTLAAIVDYVNKIRKDHILTIEDPIEFVHEPQNCLINQREVGRDTLSFSAALRGALREDPDIILVGEMRDLETIQLALEAAETGHLVFATLHTISASKTIDRIIEVFPGDLQGQIRSGLADSLRAIIAQNLFKRIDQPGRVAGIEVLIATPAVRNLIRENKIFQINSVIETGRKFGMQSIDDAIMKLLTAGVIDAEQAYNKAATKSKFREFLTTPPQDFTEV